One Sphingomonas kaistensis genomic window, ACCAGCGCAGCAAGACCTCAGACGGTGATCGCCCCGCAGACGAGGTTGACCAGCCACACGTCCGCCCCGACCTGCTGGCCCAGCCAGTTCAGGAATTCGTAGCCGGGGTCGCCTCGCAGCAAGGTCTGGTCCAGCGTCCGGAAACCGGCGCGCTTGAACATGAATTCATAGGTTTCCCAGTCGCCGCCGACGTCGTAGCGAAGCCCGATCATCAGCGTCATGCCGATAAGGCCGATCACCGCGATGATCGACAAGCCGGGGCCATCCGTGGCGGAAAGCGCCCCTGGATATTGGTGACGGTCTTGGGGCGTTTGCCATTCCGGCGCACTGTGACGCTGCGACAACATCACGCCGAGAAAGAAGAACGCCCAAAGAGACCAGTAGGGGATCACGGGCGGCCACCGCTTTGCGAGACCTGCCGCCGGACTTTACGCTCGCTTTGGCAAAAGTCTCTGCTATCGGACGGTCGAAGCCTCATGGGGCGCGGCGTAGCGAAGCGGGGAGAAGCAGTGAAGGGGATTATTCTGGCCGGTGGGAGCGGGACCCGCCTCTATCCGGCGACTTTGGCCGCGTCGAAGCAGATGCTTCCGGTCTACGACAAGCCGATGGTATATTATCCGCTCGGCATGCTGATGCTGGCGGGGATCCGCGACATCCTGCTGATCTCGACGCCTCACGATCTGCCGCTCTTCCAGCGACTGCTCGGCGACGGAAGCGAATTCGGCATTCGTTTGAGCTATGCCGTGCAGCCCGAGCCCAATGGTCTTGCCGAAGCCTTTATCATCGGGCGCGAATTCATCGGCGACGACAAGGTCGCGCTCGTGCTGGGTGACAACATCTTCTACGGCGCCGGTCTTGGTGATCTCGCCCGCGAGGCCGCGGCGCGCGAGACGGGTGCGACGGTGTTCGCTTATTCGGTCGACGATCCCGAGCGCTATGGTGTCGCCACCTTCGATTCCGATGGCCGGGTCACCGATATCGAGGAAAAGCCCGCCAATCCGAAATCGCATTTCGCGGTGACCGGCCTGTACTTCTACGACAATCGCGTGGTCGACATCGCCGCCAATCTCGCGCCCAGCCCGCGCGGCGAGCTCGAGATCACCGACGTCAATCGCGCTTATCTCGCGGACGGTGATCTGTACGTCACCCGGCTCGGCCGGGGCTATGCCTGGCTCGACACCGGCACGCACGAAAGCCTCCTTGATGCGAGCAGCTTTGTCCGGACCATCGAGCATCGCCAAGGGGTGAAGGTGATGTGCCCCGAGGAAATCGCGCTCGAGCAGGGCTGGCTCGACGGCGCCGCCGTGTTGAAACGTGCTGAACAACTCGGCAAGACGCCGTACGCCACCTACCTTCGCCGCCGGGTGCAGGAGCTCGCCGATGCTTGAGGTGAGGGAAACCGGGTTGCCGGGCGTCCTTGAACTGCTGCCGCGAAAGATCGGCGATGATCGCGGATTTTTCTCCGAAGTGTGGAGCGAGCGCAGCTTTAAAGAAGCCGGGCTCGATTACAGCTTCGTGCAGGACAATCACAGCCGTTCGGCCAAGGGCGTGCTGCGCGGCCTTCATTATCAGCTCGAACCCATCGCTCAGACCAAGCTCGTGCGCGTGACGCGCGGCAGCGTGTTCGATGTCGCAGTCGATATTCGCCGGTCAAGCCCGACCTTCGGAAAATGGATCGGCGTCACCCTGTCGGCGGACAGCTGGAATCAACTGCTGGTCCCGGCGGGTTTCGCCCATGGCTTTCTCGCCCTCGAAGACGGGAGCGAGGTGCAGTACAAGGTGGACGCGCCCTACAGCCCCGCCCACGACCGCGGCATCAATCCCGACGATCCCGCCATCGGCATCGACTGGCCGCTACCCCGCGACCAATGGCTGTTGTCGACCAAGGATCAGAACGCCCCCCATCTTGCAGAGGCCGAAGTCTTTTCATGAGTGCCATTCTCGTCACCGGCGGTGCCGGCTTCATCGGTAGTGCCGTGGTGCGCCGGCTGGTCGCCTCCGGCCAGCGCGTCATCACCCTCGACAAGCTGACCTATTCGGGCTCGCTGACCAGCCTCAAGGAAGTCGAAGGGTCGGAAAACCACCGCTTCGTCGAAGGCGATATCGGCGATCAAGCGCTGATCGGCGCCTTGCT contains:
- the rfbC gene encoding dTDP-4-dehydrorhamnose 3,5-epimerase, with protein sequence MLEVRETGLPGVLELLPRKIGDDRGFFSEVWSERSFKEAGLDYSFVQDNHSRSAKGVLRGLHYQLEPIAQTKLVRVTRGSVFDVAVDIRRSSPTFGKWIGVTLSADSWNQLLVPAGFAHGFLALEDGSEVQYKVDAPYSPAHDRGINPDDPAIGIDWPLPRDQWLLSTKDQNAPHLAEAEVFS
- the rfbA gene encoding glucose-1-phosphate thymidylyltransferase RfbA, whose product is MKGIILAGGSGTRLYPATLAASKQMLPVYDKPMVYYPLGMLMLAGIRDILLISTPHDLPLFQRLLGDGSEFGIRLSYAVQPEPNGLAEAFIIGREFIGDDKVALVLGDNIFYGAGLGDLAREAAARETGATVFAYSVDDPERYGVATFDSDGRVTDIEEKPANPKSHFAVTGLYFYDNRVVDIAANLAPSPRGELEITDVNRAYLADGDLYVTRLGRGYAWLDTGTHESLLDASSFVRTIEHRQGVKVMCPEEIALEQGWLDGAAVLKRAEQLGKTPYATYLRRRVQELADA